One Rhizoctonia solani chromosome 3, complete sequence genomic region harbors:
- a CDS encoding DDE superfamily endonuclease has product MSRKRGRELPVTRRAQIITLHNEGNSYPEILAKTGVPPSVACKTVKRWETYGTLASLPQSGRPRKFSPRLCRLVIRTLLCHCFEPYSSIATRVGNGLTAVQVKYIAQSRRYRRYVARRKPFLDKNWDEAIWTDELQLGTGNHSVHPMVTRKPGEAYLPECLAPTFQSGHEALMVWGCISHGYKGPLIQLEMAPRLQLRNGRWRGGGFNSEGYVMQVLNGPLKDFIAQMEKVKGHRMLVVEDGAPAHKGKLAKQACEELGIKHIAHPPSSPDLNPIEPLWMELKRRVYSTPGARRSLEHLWNATEAAWKSFTADDINKYTRKMPSRVTALVKSKGLPTKF; this is encoded by the exons ATGTCTCGCAAACGCGGTCGAGAGCTCCCTGTGACTCGTCGAGCTCAAATAATTACACTACACAATGAGGGCAATTCATATCCTGAAATACTTGCAAAAACTGGTGTTCCCCCATCTGTGGCATGCAAAACTGTTAAACGTTGGGAAACATACGGCACCCTTGCCTCCTTGCCTCAATCTGGCCGCCCGCGCAAATTCTCACCTCGATTGTGCCGTCTAGTCATTCGTACCCTCCTTTGCCATTGTTTTGAGCCATATTCATCTATTGCTACTAGAGTAGGTAATGGCCTTACTGCTGTGCAAGTCAAGTACATTGCCCAGAGCCGGCGCTACCGCCGATATGTTGCGCGCCGAAAGCCATTCTTAGATAA GAACTGGGATGAAGCCATTTGGACTGACGAGCTCCAGTTGGGGACCGGCAATCACTCAGTTCACCCAATGGTCACCCGGAAACCCGGAGAGGCATATCTCCCGGAATGCCTAGCCCCGACCTTTCAAAGTGGCCATGAAGCATTAATGGTATGGGGGTGTATCTCCCATGGGTATAAGGGGCCACTTATCCAACTGGAGATGGCTCCCCGGCTGCAATTGCGTaatgggaggtggagggggggagggttcaactcagaaggatatgttATGCAGGTCCTAAATGGTCCACTTAAGGACTTCATTGCACAGATGGAGAAAGTCAAGGGACACAGGATGCTAGTAGTTGAAGATGGGGCCCCGGCACACAAAGGAAAGCTAGCCAAACAGGCTTGTGAAGAACTTGGTATTAAACACATTGCACACCCCCCAAGTTCACCAGACCTAAACCCAATAGAACCATTATGGATGGAACTTAAGCGACGTGTGTACAGTACCCCTGGGGCCCGAAGAAGTCTTGAGCACCTTTGGAATGCCACTGAAGCTGCCTGGAAATCCTTCACAGCAGATGATATCAATAAGTACACACGGAAAATGCCATCTCGGGTAACAGCTTTAGTTAAGTCAAAGGGACTCCCAACAAAATTCTAA